The Roseovarius indicus genome has a segment encoding these proteins:
- a CDS encoding TRAP transporter small permease: protein METGKARWHERAGVFASAALLIVLFGLLLTDVILRWLHVEFYWGSEGGGLLMAWMIFLALPMVMRTRGHIATDFVVAHLPDGVKAMLRMAGHVLMIAYLACLVWYCADLAHSNWQGGARFQGILRLPMYLVQSGILVGLLLMLLSEILILYEEARAFGRTGGDAT from the coding sequence ATGGAGACCGGAAAGGCCAGATGGCACGAGCGTGCAGGGGTGTTCGCCTCTGCCGCTCTGCTGATCGTACTGTTCGGGCTGCTGTTGACCGACGTGATCCTGCGGTGGCTGCATGTCGAGTTCTACTGGGGCAGCGAGGGCGGTGGGCTGCTGATGGCGTGGATGATCTTCCTTGCCCTGCCGATGGTGATGCGCACGCGCGGGCATATCGCGACCGATTTCGTTGTGGCGCACTTGCCTGACGGGGTGAAAGCCATGCTCCGCATGGCGGGGCACGTGCTGATGATTGCCTATCTTGCGTGCCTGGTCTGGTACTGCGCCGATCTTGCCCATTCCAACTGGCAAGGCGGCGCACGCTTCCAGGGCATTCTGCGCCTGCCAATGTATCTTGTTCAAAGCGGGATCCTGGTAGGGCTGCTGCTGATGCTGCTCAGTGAGATCCTGATCCTTTACGAAGAAGCCCGCGCTTTTGGCCGGACAGGAGGCGACGCAACATGA
- a CDS encoding isocitrate lyase/PEP mutase family protein, protein MIEDNVKRDFAAKARAGETQFVAGCFDAMSAMLAEKAGAPAVMTSGFALSATNFGFPDVELYTMTENLGVVRNVANAVSIPVIADADTGYGNAINVMRTVREFEHAGVAAMIFEDQLAPKRCPAVANQVEILPAHEQAGKIRAAVSARRNPDTLIIARTDAPTVSGAIERAKLYVEAGADLVQPISKTFTDLDSLKQLREAAGVPLSLQILGWLEKDITADQIREIAGLATYPLVGLMSAAQAMQDNYAKLMKDLDTGALPHPVMSMGDFKDFIGFEEIENQQEKFLLMDIRATSAAE, encoded by the coding sequence ATGATCGAAGATAATGTGAAACGTGATTTCGCGGCAAAGGCGCGGGCGGGCGAGACCCAGTTCGTGGCCGGCTGTTTCGACGCCATGTCGGCGATGCTGGCGGAGAAGGCCGGAGCGCCGGCAGTGATGACCTCGGGCTTCGCGCTCTCGGCCACCAATTTCGGCTTCCCGGATGTCGAGCTGTATACCATGACCGAGAACCTCGGCGTGGTCCGCAACGTGGCCAATGCCGTCTCGATCCCGGTCATTGCCGATGCCGACACCGGCTATGGCAACGCGATCAACGTCATGCGCACCGTGCGTGAGTTCGAACATGCGGGCGTTGCCGCGATGATCTTCGAAGATCAGCTGGCGCCCAAGCGTTGCCCTGCCGTGGCAAACCAGGTGGAAATTCTGCCGGCGCACGAGCAGGCGGGCAAGATCCGCGCCGCCGTATCGGCCCGCAGGAATCCAGACACGCTGATCATCGCCCGTACCGACGCGCCCACCGTGTCGGGCGCGATCGAGCGTGCGAAGCTTTACGTCGAGGCCGGCGCCGACCTCGTTCAGCCGATCAGCAAGACGTTCACCGATCTCGACAGCCTGAAACAGCTGCGCGAGGCGGCTGGCGTGCCGCTTTCCCTGCAGATCCTCGGCTGGCTGGAAAAGGACATCACCGCCGACCAGATCCGCGAGATCGCCGGGCTGGCGACCTATCCGCTGGTGGGCCTGATGTCCGCCGCGCAGGCGATGCAGGACAATTACGCCAAGCTGATGAAAGACCTCGATACCGGCGCGTTGCCGCATCCGGTCATGAGCATGGGCGATTTCAAGGATTTCATCGGGTTCGAAGAGATCGAGAACCAGCAGGAGAAATTCCTGTTGATGGATATCCGGGCGACCAGCGCCGCCGAATAG
- a CDS encoding NtaA/DmoA family FMN-dependent monooxygenase (This protein belongs to a clade of FMN-dependent monooxygenases, within a broader family of flavin-dependent oxidoreductases, the luciferase-like monooxygenase (LMM) family, some of whose members use coenzyme F420 rather than FMN.), producing the protein MSEMHLVHMFFHSPITHTALSWASEEDGHLAGMGDYGYWQDIARTLERGCFDAAFFADTPAASDQYKGGPETPLKYGVVWPTHDPMPLAAVMTAATKHLGVGVTLSITGNSPYLAYRRLSTLDYLSGGRIGWNVVTGHMQAEHKAVGQQLVPHAERYDAADEFMEVCYKLWDSFGEGALPMDKAAGILADPDKIEKVRHEGKYFRCEAVSPTLPSPQGRPVIFQAGSSGRGMEFAVKHAEAIFAIQPHLKAMTAFRERFDAAATKAGRDPIGILFGLQYVLGSTEEEAHRRLEALRERVPLDAGLSRLSAPLGIDCSTLDPDQPLEEVPTQASQGMAQALSQIGSDTGKKITVREAAIQMGLSVGLPQVIGSPEQVADEIERHWRESGAFGFNLSAPTKPGMIEEFVDHVVPILQDRGLVRRDYSGNTLRDNLGF; encoded by the coding sequence ATGTCTGAGATGCATCTCGTCCACATGTTCTTTCACTCGCCCATCACCCACACGGCCCTGAGCTGGGCCAGCGAGGAAGACGGGCATCTCGCCGGAATGGGCGATTATGGCTACTGGCAGGATATCGCCCGCACGCTGGAGCGCGGTTGTTTTGACGCCGCGTTTTTTGCCGACACCCCCGCCGCCTCGGACCAGTACAAGGGCGGGCCGGAGACGCCGCTGAAATACGGTGTTGTCTGGCCGACGCATGACCCGATGCCGCTGGCCGCGGTCATGACCGCCGCCACCAAACACCTTGGTGTGGGCGTGACCCTGTCGATCACCGGCAACTCGCCCTATCTGGCGTACCGCAGGCTATCGACGCTCGACTATCTCAGCGGCGGGAGGATCGGTTGGAACGTGGTCACCGGGCACATGCAGGCCGAGCACAAGGCCGTGGGGCAGCAACTCGTGCCGCATGCCGAGCGCTACGATGCCGCCGACGAGTTCATGGAGGTCTGCTACAAGCTGTGGGACAGTTTCGGCGAGGGCGCGCTGCCGATGGACAAGGCGGCGGGCATCCTTGCCGATCCCGACAAGATCGAAAAGGTACGCCACGAGGGCAAGTATTTCCGCTGCGAGGCCGTCTCGCCGACCTTGCCATCGCCGCAGGGCCGGCCTGTCATCTTCCAGGCCGGGTCGTCCGGCCGCGGCATGGAATTCGCCGTCAAACATGCCGAGGCGATCTTTGCGATCCAGCCGCATCTCAAGGCGATGACGGCTTTCCGCGAGCGGTTCGACGCCGCGGCTACCAAGGCCGGCCGCGACCCGATCGGCATCCTTTTCGGCCTGCAATACGTTCTGGGCAGCACCGAGGAGGAAGCCCACCGCCGCCTCGAGGCGCTGCGCGAGCGCGTTCCGCTCGACGCCGGGCTGAGCCGGCTTTCCGCACCGCTTGGTATCGATTGCAGCACGCTCGACCCGGATCAGCCGTTGGAGGAGGTCCCGACACAGGCGTCGCAGGGGATGGCGCAGGCGCTGAGCCAGATCGGCAGTGACACCGGCAAGAAGATCACCGTGCGCGAGGCCGCGATCCAGATGGGCCTTTCGGTGGGCCTGCCGCAGGTCATCGGTTCGCCCGAGCAGGTTGCCGACGAGATCGAACGCCACTGGCGCGAAAGCGGCGCCTTCGGTTTCAATCTCAGCGCGCCGACCAAGCCGGGCATGATCGAGGAATTCGTCGATCACGTCGTGCCGATCCTGCAGGACAGGGGCCTCGTGCGCCGTGATTACTCGGGGAATACGCTGCGCGACAACCTCGGTTTCTGA
- a CDS encoding TRAP transporter substrate-binding protein, which yields MKTLHMMAAGAALLVQASGAYAADYNWRYVGVINAAHDYAKIMIEGFERVEERTDGALHIEYVSYGETPYKATDSLTLIRDGLVEMTEWIPAYNASTYPLLAGPELPFVMAELEDAAGFQEATLKAWSTPTISEYKQSIIDEHGAVSLSTQFYDPINIWFTDEVTGIEGMKGKKVRAFSPVQADFLTSAGASPVNIAAAEAYTGLQRGVIDGVITGAGAVVSFKWNEVLTSGFTTNLTLLSFDMVAAEAKLNELPDEVRAVLVEEMGNVEAEIRELMPKAYEQKIAELKEEGLTITNPSPELYGEFHRIAVEDVFPAWAEQAGPQAEEILSDFGIELN from the coding sequence ATGAAAACTCTACACATGATGGCCGCCGGGGCCGCCCTGCTTGTGCAGGCCTCCGGGGCGTATGCCGCGGATTACAACTGGCGGTATGTCGGCGTGATCAATGCCGCGCATGACTATGCCAAGATCATGATCGAAGGCTTCGAGCGGGTCGAGGAACGCACCGACGGGGCGCTGCATATCGAATACGTCTCCTATGGCGAAACGCCTTACAAGGCGACGGATTCGCTGACCCTCATCCGCGATGGCCTTGTCGAGATGACCGAGTGGATTCCGGCCTACAACGCCTCGACCTATCCGCTTCTGGCAGGGCCGGAGCTGCCCTTCGTGATGGCCGAGCTCGAAGATGCCGCCGGCTTCCAGGAGGCGACGCTCAAGGCATGGAGCACGCCGACGATCAGCGAGTACAAGCAGAGCATCATCGACGAGCACGGCGCCGTCAGCCTGTCGACCCAGTTCTATGACCCGATCAACATCTGGTTCACCGACGAGGTGACCGGCATCGAGGGCATGAAGGGCAAGAAGGTGCGCGCGTTTTCACCGGTACAGGCCGATTTCCTGACCTCCGCCGGCGCGTCGCCGGTCAATATCGCAGCGGCCGAGGCCTATACCGGGCTGCAGCGCGGTGTGATCGACGGGGTGATTACAGGCGCCGGCGCGGTGGTCAGCTTCAAGTGGAACGAGGTGCTGACCTCGGGCTTCACCACCAACCTGACGCTTCTGTCCTTCGACATGGTCGCGGCCGAGGCCAAACTGAACGAGCTTCCCGATGAGGTGCGCGCGGTACTGGTCGAGGAGATGGGGAATGTCGAGGCCGAGATCCGCGAGCTCATGCCCAAGGCGTATGAACAGAAGATCGCCGAGCTGAAGGAAGAGGGCCTGACGATCACCAACCCGTCGCCCGAGCTTTACGGGGAATTCCACCGCATCGCGGTCGAGGACGTCTTCCCGGCCTGGGCCGAGCAGGCGGGCCCGCAGGCCGAGGAGATTCTCTCCGATTTCGGCATCGAGCTGAACTGA
- a CDS encoding 3-isopropylmalate dehydratase large subunit — protein MGFTIAEKILARVSGKTEVRAGDDLLAKPDFVIAYDFPGYTDVIFRQMEEEFGIEKVAEPDRYALFIDHMVPTATAAEEDLHEGTRSWGKKNNVPVYERKGIGHQVAAELGYATPGAFVVHFDGHISQLGTFGTLAIGVRRHLLEAFVKERIKFQVPETVRIDITGELQMGVTSRDVFHHIVRVLGPRACRGMVMEIGGPAIEAMSLEARQTINCLAMFTGAITAINNPDEKALAYIRERQRLDIEPLFSDPDATYHARHEIDITNLEPVAVIPPSPANTHDLSEVAGTEVQVGYLGSCASGRVEDLALAADVLEGRRIKDGFQLYVIPTSQEIMEEAASKGILNRLINAGAFISSSSCDYCFGRMGAMREGQKAVSTGTLNVRGRMGSPDSDIYIVNAAAVAASAIEGKIADPRPYLTAAKEKVPS, from the coding sequence ATGGGCTTCACCATAGCCGAAAAGATCCTCGCCCGCGTGTCGGGCAAAACCGAAGTGCGGGCCGGCGATGACCTGCTCGCAAAACCGGATTTCGTGATCGCTTACGATTTTCCGGGCTACACCGACGTGATCTTCCGCCAGATGGAGGAAGAGTTCGGCATCGAGAAGGTCGCCGAACCCGACCGGTACGCGCTGTTCATCGACCACATGGTCCCGACCGCCACGGCGGCCGAGGAAGACCTGCACGAGGGCACGCGCAGCTGGGGCAAGAAGAACAACGTGCCGGTCTACGAGCGCAAGGGCATCGGCCACCAGGTCGCGGCCGAGCTGGGCTACGCCACGCCCGGTGCCTTCGTGGTGCATTTCGACGGGCACATCTCGCAGCTTGGCACCTTCGGCACGCTGGCCATCGGCGTGCGGCGTCACCTGCTCGAGGCGTTCGTGAAGGAGCGAATCAAGTTCCAGGTGCCTGAAACCGTGCGGATCGACATCACGGGCGAGTTGCAGATGGGCGTGACCTCGCGCGACGTGTTCCACCATATCGTGCGTGTGCTGGGCCCGCGGGCCTGCCGCGGTATGGTGATGGAAATCGGCGGCCCGGCAATCGAGGCCATGTCGCTCGAAGCGCGGCAGACGATCAACTGCCTTGCGATGTTCACCGGCGCCATCACCGCGATCAACAACCCGGACGAAAAGGCGCTGGCCTATATCCGGGAACGCCAGAGGCTCGATATCGAGCCGCTCTTCTCGGACCCTGACGCGACCTACCACGCGCGCCACGAGATCGACATCACCAATCTCGAACCGGTTGCCGTGATCCCGCCGAGCCCCGCCAATACCCACGACCTCAGCGAGGTCGCAGGCACCGAGGTGCAGGTCGGCTATCTCGGTTCCTGCGCGTCTGGCCGGGTCGAAGACCTTGCGCTGGCCGCCGACGTGCTGGAAGGCCGCCGGATCAAGGATGGGTTCCAGCTTTACGTCATCCCGACCAGCCAGGAGATCATGGAGGAGGCGGCCTCGAAGGGGATCCTCAATCGCCTGATCAACGCGGGCGCGTTTATCAGCTCGTCCTCCTGTGATTATTGCTTCGGCCGGATGGGCGCGATGCGAGAAGGGCAGAAGGCGGTTTCGACCGGTACGCTCAACGTGCGCGGCCGGATGGGTTCGCCCGATAGCGACATCTACATCGTCAACGCGGCCGCCGTTGCGGCCTCGGCCATCGAGGGCAAGATCGCCGATCCGCGCCCCTATCTGACCGCGGCCAAGGAAAAGGTGCCGTCATGA